One stretch of Enterobacter sp. RHBSTW-00994 DNA includes these proteins:
- a CDS encoding co-chaperone GroES, with protein sequence MSIRPLHDRVIVKRKEVETKSAGGIVLTGSAAAKSTRGEIIAVGKGRILENGTVQPLDVKVGDIVIFNDGYGVKSEKIDNEEVLIMSESDILAIVEA encoded by the coding sequence ATGAGTATTCGTCCGTTACATGATCGTGTGATCGTCAAACGTAAAGAAGTTGAAACCAAATCTGCTGGCGGCATCGTTCTGACCGGTTCTGCAGCAGCTAAATCAACGCGTGGCGAAATCATCGCTGTCGGTAAGGGCCGCATTCTGGAAAACGGAACTGTGCAGCCTCTGGACGTTAAAGTTGGTGACATCGTGATTTTCAACGATGGCTACGGCGTGAAATCCGAGAAGATCGACAATGAAGAAGTGTTGATCATGTCCGAAAGCGACATTCTGGCAATTGTTGAAGCGTAA
- the aspA gene encoding aspartate ammonia-lyase, with the protein MLNNIRIEEDLLGTREVPADAYYGIHTLRAIENFYISNSKISDIPEFVRGMVMVKKAAALANKELQTIPKSAANAIIAACDEVLNNGKCMDQFPVDVYQGGAGTSVNMNTNEVLANIGLELMGHQKGEYQYLNPNDHVNKCQSTNDAYPTGFRIAVYASVVKLVDAINQLGDGFQRKAVEFQDILKMGRTQLQDAVPMTLGQEFHAFNVLLNEETKNILRTSELLLEVNLGATAIGTRLNTPDGYQQLAVQKLAEVSNLAVVPAEDLIEATSDCGAYVMVHSALKRLAVKLSKICNDLRLLSSGPRAGLNEINLPELQAGSSIMPAKVNPVVPEVVNQVCFKVIGNDITVTMASEAGQLQLNVMEPVIGQAMFESIHILTNACYNLLEKCINGITANKAVCESFVYNSIGIVTYLNPFIGHHNGDIVGKICAETGKSVREVVLERGLLTEAELDDIFSAQNLMHPAYKAKRYTDESEQ; encoded by the coding sequence ATGTTAAACAACATTCGTATCGAAGAAGATTTGTTGGGTACCAGGGAAGTTCCAGCGGATGCCTACTACGGTATTCACACTCTGAGAGCGATTGAAAACTTCTACATCAGCAATAGCAAAATCAGCGACATCCCTGAGTTTGTACGTGGCATGGTTATGGTGAAGAAAGCCGCTGCGCTGGCTAACAAAGAACTGCAAACCATTCCTAAAAGCGCTGCAAATGCGATTATCGCCGCCTGTGACGAAGTACTGAACAACGGCAAATGTATGGATCAGTTCCCGGTTGACGTCTATCAGGGCGGTGCGGGAACCTCCGTCAACATGAATACCAACGAAGTGCTGGCGAATATCGGCCTGGAGTTGATGGGCCACCAGAAAGGTGAATACCAGTACCTCAATCCGAACGACCACGTTAACAAATGCCAGTCCACCAACGATGCCTACCCTACTGGCTTCCGCATCGCGGTATATGCCTCCGTGGTGAAATTGGTCGATGCAATTAACCAGTTAGGTGATGGTTTCCAGCGTAAAGCGGTTGAGTTCCAGGACATCCTGAAAATGGGCCGTACCCAGTTGCAGGATGCCGTACCGATGACGCTCGGTCAGGAATTCCATGCGTTTAACGTCCTGTTAAACGAAGAAACCAAAAATATCCTGCGTACATCTGAACTGTTGCTGGAAGTGAACCTTGGTGCGACAGCGATCGGGACGCGCCTGAACACGCCAGACGGTTACCAACAACTGGCCGTACAGAAACTGGCTGAAGTGTCTAACCTGGCAGTTGTCCCGGCAGAAGACCTAATCGAAGCGACCTCAGACTGCGGCGCTTACGTAATGGTACACAGCGCCCTGAAACGTCTGGCGGTGAAACTGTCTAAAATCTGTAACGATCTGCGCTTGCTCTCTTCAGGCCCGCGTGCTGGCCTGAATGAAATCAACCTGCCAGAACTGCAGGCAGGTTCTTCTATCATGCCAGCCAAAGTGAACCCGGTTGTGCCAGAAGTGGTAAACCAGGTGTGCTTCAAAGTCATCGGTAACGATATCACCGTCACCATGGCTTCCGAAGCGGGTCAATTGCAGCTGAACGTGATGGAACCTGTCATCGGCCAGGCGATGTTCGAGTCTATCCACATCCTGACCAACGCTTGCTATAACCTGCTGGAGAAATGCATCAACGGCATCACCGCCAACAAAGCAGTGTGCGAGAGCTTCGTTTACAACTCGATCGGTATCGTGACCTATCTTAACCCGTTCATCGGCCACCATAATGGCGACATTGTCGGTAAGATTTGCGCCGAAACCGGTAAGAGCGTACGTGAAGTCGTGCTGGAGCGCGGCCTGCTGACGGAAGCTGAGCTGGATGATATTTTCTCAGCACAGAACCTGATGCACCCGGCATACAAAGCAAAACGGTATACCGATGAAAGCGAACAGTAA
- a CDS encoding anaerobic C4-dicarboxylate transporter, with product MFGAELVVVLLAIYLGARLGGIGIGFAGGLGVLVLTLIFQIKPGAIPFDVIEIIMAVIAAIAAMQVAGGMDYLVSLAERMLRRHPKYITFLAPLVTWFMTILAGTGHTAFSTLPVITEVAKEQGIRPSRPLSIAVVASQIAITASPISAAVVFFAGILEPMGVSYLTLLGICIPVTLIAVMITAVVCNFLGCELKDDPVYQERLAKGEVRLRGSQVFELKPHAKRSVMLFLIGIVAVMFYATAISDTVGLIQNPVLPRNEAIVVFMLTIATLISITCKIDTSEVLNASTFKSGMSACVCVLGVAWLGDTFVKAHIADIQTVAGDLLHNYPWLLAVVLFFAATLLYSQAATTKALMPAALLLGVTPLTAIASFAAVSALFVLPTYPTLLAAVEMDDTGSTRIGKYVFNHAFLIPGVIAITLCVILGFIIGGIVL from the coding sequence ATGTTTGGAGCAGAACTCGTCGTCGTCTTACTGGCGATTTATTTGGGAGCAAGACTCGGTGGTATCGGCATTGGCTTTGCGGGGGGGCTCGGGGTACTCGTTCTTACCCTGATATTTCAGATCAAACCTGGCGCAATCCCTTTTGACGTTATCGAAATCATCATGGCGGTTATCGCCGCAATCGCTGCTATGCAAGTGGCAGGTGGTATGGATTATCTGGTAAGCCTGGCGGAACGAATGTTGCGTCGCCATCCGAAATACATCACCTTCCTTGCCCCACTGGTCACCTGGTTTATGACCATTCTTGCGGGTACAGGCCATACCGCATTCTCCACACTGCCGGTCATTACCGAAGTGGCGAAAGAGCAAGGCATTCGCCCCTCACGTCCGCTCTCTATCGCCGTAGTGGCTTCGCAGATTGCGATTACTGCTTCGCCTATTTCAGCCGCTGTGGTCTTCTTCGCCGGTATTCTGGAGCCTATGGGCGTAAGTTACCTGACACTGCTGGGGATCTGTATTCCGGTCACGTTGATCGCCGTTATGATTACCGCAGTGGTCTGTAACTTCCTGGGTTGCGAGCTGAAAGACGATCCGGTTTACCAGGAACGTCTGGCGAAAGGTGAAGTGCGCCTGCGTGGCAGCCAGGTGTTTGAGCTAAAACCTCATGCAAAACGCTCTGTGATGCTGTTCCTGATCGGCATCGTGGCCGTGATGTTCTACGCCACTGCTATTAGCGATACGGTGGGGTTGATTCAGAACCCGGTTCTGCCACGTAACGAAGCGATTGTGGTCTTCATGCTAACTATCGCAACGCTGATTAGCATCACCTGTAAAATTGACACCAGCGAAGTGCTGAACGCCAGCACCTTTAAATCCGGTATGAGTGCCTGCGTATGTGTACTGGGTGTAGCGTGGCTCGGTGATACTTTCGTGAAAGCACATATCGCCGATATCCAGACTGTGGCGGGTGACCTGCTGCACAACTACCCGTGGCTGCTGGCCGTGGTGTTGTTCTTTGCGGCCACCCTGCTTTACTCCCAGGCTGCGACCACCAAAGCCCTGATGCCTGCGGCGCTACTGCTGGGCGTGACCCCGCTGACTGCGATTGCCTCTTTTGCAGCCGTGTCTGCCCTGTTCGTTTTGCCAACCTACCCAACGTTGCTTGCAGCAGTTGAAATGGATGACACAGGCTCCACTCGTATCGGTAAATACGTGTTTAACCATGCGTTTCTGATCCCAGGTGTCATTGCGATTACCCTGTGTGTGATCCTGGGCTTTATCATTGGCGGTATCGTGCTGTAA
- the epmB gene encoding EF-P beta-lysylation protein EpmB, whose product MAHIVTLNTPSREDWLSQLADVITSPDELLHLLDLDKHENLLAGREAKRLFALRVPRAFVARMEKGNPDDPLLKQTLTSQDEFVTAPGFSTDPLEEQNSVVPGLLHKYLNRALLLVKGGCAVNCRYCFRRHFPYAENQGNKRNWQVALDYIATHPELDEIIFSGGDPLMAKDHELDWLLAQLEAIPHIKRLRIHSRLPIVIPARITDGLVSRFEQSRLQILLVNHINHANEIDDAFRFAMTRLRKVGVTLLNQSVLLRGVNDNARVLAELSNALFDAGVMPYYLHVLDRVQGAAHFMVTDEEARQIMRELLTLVSGYMVPKLAREIGGEPSKTPLDLQLRQS is encoded by the coding sequence ATGGCGCATATTGTAACCCTAAATACCCCGTCCAGAGAAGATTGGTTATCGCAACTTGCCGATGTAATCACCAGTCCTGATGAACTGCTGCATCTGTTAGACCTGGATAAGCATGAAAATTTGCTCGCAGGCCGCGAGGCTAAGCGTCTCTTTGCGCTGCGTGTTCCCCGCGCGTTTGTTGCGCGAATGGAAAAAGGCAACCCTGATGACCCTCTGCTAAAACAAACACTTACCTCTCAGGATGAGTTTGTTACCGCACCGGGGTTTAGCACTGATCCGCTGGAAGAACAGAACAGCGTCGTGCCAGGACTATTGCATAAATACCTGAACCGTGCGCTGCTACTGGTCAAGGGCGGTTGTGCGGTAAATTGTCGCTATTGCTTCCGCCGTCACTTCCCTTATGCCGAAAATCAGGGCAATAAGCGAAACTGGCAGGTTGCCCTGGACTATATTGCAACGCATCCTGAGCTGGATGAGATCATTTTTTCCGGCGGCGATCCGCTGATGGCAAAAGATCATGAACTGGACTGGCTACTCGCCCAACTGGAAGCGATTCCGCACATTAAACGTCTGCGCATTCACAGCCGTTTGCCGATAGTGATCCCTGCACGCATTACCGACGGTCTGGTCTCGCGTTTTGAGCAGTCCCGGTTGCAGATCCTGCTGGTGAACCATATCAACCACGCTAACGAAATCGATGACGCGTTCCGCTTTGCAATGACACGTTTGCGTAAAGTGGGCGTGACATTGTTAAACCAGAGCGTACTGCTGCGCGGCGTCAATGATAATGCACGAGTACTCGCTGAGCTCAGCAACGCATTGTTTGATGCAGGTGTGATGCCCTATTACCTGCACGTGCTGGACCGTGTGCAAGGTGCGGCGCATTTCATGGTCACAGATGAGGAAGCCCGACAGATTATGCGCGAGCTACTGACCCTGGTCTCGGGTTATATGGTTCCGAAACTGGCGCGTGAGATTGGTGGTGAACCGAGTAAAACGCCGCTGGATTTGCAACTGCGTCAGAGTTGA
- the yjeH gene encoding L-methionine/branched-chain amino acid transporter, protein MSGLKQELGLAQGVGLLSTSLLGTGVFAVPALAALVAGNNSLWAWPVLIVLVFPVAIVFAVLGRHFPSAGGVAHFVGMAFGPRLERVTGWLFLSVIPVGLPAALHIATGFGQALFGWHDKQLLFAELGTLAIVWWVGSRGASSSANLQTLVAVLIVALIAATWWAGDITVAEIPFPAITNVDHSQLFAALSVMFWCFVGLEAFAHLASEFKQPERDFPRALMIGLLLAGSVYWACTVLVLHFNAFGADKAAAASLPGIVVQLFGVKALWVACVIGYLACFASLNIYIQSFARLVWSQAQYKPDSRLAHLSKRQLPLNALNAVLGCCVLSTLAIYWLNINLDALIVYANGIFIMIYLLCMLAGCRLLQGRFKALAIIGGVLCLLLLAMVGWKSLYAIIMLAMLWVCLPKRSVM, encoded by the coding sequence ATGAGTGGACTCAAACAGGAGTTGGGGCTGGCACAAGGCGTTGGCTTACTCTCAACCTCCTTGTTAGGTACGGGCGTGTTTGCCGTACCCGCGCTGGCCGCACTGGTTGCCGGAAATAACAGCCTGTGGGCATGGCCAGTGTTGATTGTACTGGTGTTTCCAGTAGCGATCGTTTTTGCCGTACTGGGCCGGCATTTCCCCAGCGCAGGAGGCGTGGCGCACTTTGTCGGCATGGCCTTTGGCCCTCGTCTTGAGCGTGTCACCGGCTGGCTTTTTTTGTCGGTGATTCCGGTCGGGCTTCCGGCGGCACTGCACATTGCGACGGGGTTCGGACAGGCGCTGTTTGGCTGGCACGATAAACAACTTTTGTTCGCTGAACTGGGTACACTGGCGATTGTCTGGTGGGTCGGTTCACGGGGAGCCAGTTCGAGCGCTAACCTACAAACGCTGGTTGCCGTGCTGATCGTCGCACTGATTGCCGCGACCTGGTGGGCTGGCGATATCACGGTGGCAGAAATTCCGTTCCCGGCCATCACGAATGTCGATCATTCACAACTGTTCGCCGCACTCTCCGTGATGTTTTGGTGTTTCGTCGGCCTGGAGGCTTTTGCTCATCTGGCGTCAGAGTTTAAACAGCCCGAGCGTGATTTTCCGCGCGCCCTGATGATAGGCCTGCTGTTAGCGGGCTCGGTTTATTGGGCCTGTACTGTGTTGGTACTGCACTTTAACGCATTCGGGGCAGATAAAGCCGCTGCTGCGTCACTACCGGGTATCGTCGTGCAGTTATTTGGCGTAAAAGCGCTGTGGGTGGCCTGCGTGATTGGTTACCTTGCCTGTTTCGCCAGCCTGAATATCTACATTCAGAGCTTTGCACGCCTGGTATGGTCACAGGCGCAATACAAACCCGATAGCCGCCTTGCACACCTGTCAAAACGTCAATTACCGCTAAATGCGCTCAACGCCGTACTGGGCTGTTGTGTGTTGAGTACACTGGCTATCTACTGGCTGAATATCAATCTTGATGCCCTGATTGTGTACGCCAACGGCATCTTCATCATGATTTATCTGCTGTGCATGCTGGCAGGCTGTCGGTTACTACAAGGCCGTTTCAAAGCCCTGGCAATTATCGGGGGGGTATTGTGCTTGCTGCTGCTGGCAATGGTGGGATGGAAGAGTTTGTACGCCATCATCATGCTGGCAATGCTGTGGGTATGCTTGCCGAAGCGTAGTGTAATGTAA
- a CDS encoding DUF4156 domain-containing protein: MRVKVCAGIVGAALLLAGCSSSNELSAGGQNVRFVEDKPGSECQLLGTATGEQSNWMSGQHGEEGGSMRGAANALRNQAAAMGGNVIYGVSSPTQGMLSSFVPTASAMNGQVYKCPN; this comes from the coding sequence ATGCGCGTAAAAGTCTGTGCAGGGATCGTAGGGGCAGCATTGCTGCTGGCGGGTTGTAGCTCCAGTAATGAGCTGTCTGCTGGTGGTCAGAATGTTCGCTTTGTGGAAGATAAGCCGGGCAGTGAGTGCCAGCTGTTAGGTACAGCAACCGGTGAGCAAAGCAACTGGATGTCTGGTCAACACGGTGAAGAGGGGGGGTCTATGCGCGGCGCGGCAAATGCTCTGCGTAACCAGGCGGCTGCAATGGGTGGCAATGTGATTTATGGCGTGAGCAGCCCAACGCAAGGAATGTTGTCGAGCTTTGTCCCTACGGCCAGCGCAATGAATGGCCAGGTCTATAAATGCCCGAACTGA
- a CDS encoding protein-disulfide reductase DsbD, producing MAQRFLTLILLLCSTSVFAGLFDAPGRSNFIPADQAFVFDFQQNQHDLNLTWQVKDGYYLYRKQVSITPAHARVGEVQLPAGEWHEDEFYGKSEIYRHRLTVPVTINQADKGATLTVTYQGCADAGFCYPPETKVVPLSEVQAIAEPSTPPHTSREPANAKSELPFSALWALLIGIGIAFTPCVLPMYPLISGIVLGGKQRLSTARALLLAFIYVQGMALTYTALGLVVAAAGLQFQAALQHPYVLIGLSVVFTLLALSMFGLFALQLPSSLQTRLTLMSNRQQGGSPGGVFAMGAIAGLICSPCTTAPLSAILLYIAQSGNLWLGGGTLYLYALGMGLPLILVTVFGNRLLPKSGPWMETVKTAFGFVILALPVFLLERVIGDIWGLRLWAMLGVAFFGWAFITSLSAKKAWIRIVQIILLAAALISVRPLQDWAFGSHTVQTQAHLNFTQITNVDELNNALAQAKGKPVMLDLYADWCVACKELEKYTFSDPQVQNALQKTVLLQANVTANNTQDKALLTQLNVLGLPTILFFDENGNEQQDKRVTGFMDATTFSAHLRDRQP from the coding sequence ATGGCTCAACGCTTCCTTACGCTGATCCTGCTACTGTGCAGCACATCAGTTTTTGCCGGGTTGTTTGATGCTCCCGGCCGCTCTAACTTTATTCCCGCCGACCAGGCGTTCGTGTTCGATTTTCAGCAAAACCAGCACGACCTTAATCTGACCTGGCAGGTGAAGGATGGATATTATCTCTACCGTAAGCAGGTGAGTATTACTCCTGCTCACGCACGCGTTGGTGAAGTGCAACTGCCAGCAGGCGAATGGCACGAAGACGAGTTTTACGGTAAAAGTGAGATTTATCGCCACCGGCTAACCGTCCCTGTCACGATTAACCAGGCGGATAAAGGTGCGACACTGACAGTGACCTATCAGGGTTGCGCGGACGCTGGTTTTTGCTACCCGCCTGAAACCAAAGTCGTCCCACTCAGCGAAGTGCAAGCTATTGCCGAGCCTTCGACGCCTCCTCATACATCCAGGGAACCAGCAAACGCGAAGAGCGAACTTCCCTTTTCCGCACTCTGGGCTTTATTGATTGGCATCGGCATTGCCTTCACGCCCTGTGTGTTACCGATGTACCCGCTGATCTCCGGTATTGTTCTGGGGGGTAAACAACGTCTTTCCACAGCCCGTGCGCTGCTGCTGGCATTTATTTATGTTCAGGGCATGGCCCTCACCTATACTGCGCTTGGTCTCGTCGTCGCGGCCGCCGGACTGCAGTTCCAGGCAGCACTTCAGCATCCCTACGTACTTATCGGTCTGTCAGTAGTATTTACCCTACTGGCACTGTCAATGTTTGGCCTGTTCGCTCTGCAATTACCCTCATCACTGCAAACCCGCCTAACGTTGATGAGTAATCGTCAGCAGGGTGGTTCACCCGGTGGTGTGTTTGCGATGGGCGCAATTGCCGGGTTAATCTGTTCGCCGTGCACCACTGCGCCACTCAGCGCTATTTTGCTCTATATCGCCCAGAGCGGTAACTTGTGGCTCGGGGGAGGAACGCTCTATCTGTACGCGCTGGGGATGGGCCTGCCACTCATTCTGGTTACCGTCTTCGGTAACCGACTGCTGCCGAAAAGCGGTCCGTGGATGGAAACGGTGAAAACAGCGTTCGGCTTTGTGATTCTGGCGCTGCCGGTATTCCTGCTGGAACGTGTAATCGGGGATATCTGGGGGTTACGTTTATGGGCAATGCTCGGTGTGGCATTCTTTGGCTGGGCATTTATCACCAGCCTTTCGGCAAAAAAAGCATGGATTCGAATCGTGCAAATTATCCTGCTGGCGGCCGCGCTGATTAGCGTTCGTCCATTGCAGGATTGGGCATTTGGTTCCCATACCGTACAAACTCAGGCTCATCTGAACTTCACACAAATTACGAATGTTGATGAACTGAATAACGCCCTGGCGCAAGCAAAGGGTAAACCGGTTATGCTCGATCTTTATGCTGACTGGTGTGTCGCCTGTAAAGAGCTTGAAAAATACACCTTCAGCGATCCGCAAGTGCAAAACGCACTGCAAAAAACGGTTCTACTGCAGGCCAATGTGACGGCCAACAATACGCAGGATAAAGCCTTACTTACACAGCTCAACGTACTCGGATTGCCAACTATCTTGTTCTTTGATGAAAACGGTAACGAGCAGCAAGACAAGCGCGTAACCGGATTTATGGATGCCACAACATTCAGCGCACATTTGCGCGATCGCCAACCGTAA
- the groL gene encoding chaperonin GroEL (60 kDa chaperone family; promotes refolding of misfolded polypeptides especially under stressful conditions; forms two stacked rings of heptamers to form a barrel-shaped 14mer; ends can be capped by GroES; misfolded proteins enter the barrel where they are refolded when GroES binds) → MAAKDVKFGNDARVKMLRGVNVLADAVKVTLGPKGRNVVLDKSFGAPTITKDGVSVAREIELEDKFENMGAQMVKEVASKANDAAGDGTTTATVLAQAIIAEGLKAVAAGMNPMDLKRGIDKAVVAAVEELKALSVPCSDSKAIAQVGTISANSDETVGKLIAEAMDKVGKEGVITVEDGTGLEDELDVVEGMQFDRGYLSPYFINKPETGAVELESPFILLADKKISNIREMLPVLEAVAKAGKPLVIIAEDVEGEALATLVVNTMRGIVKVAAVKAPGFGDRRKAMLQDIATLTGGTVISEEIGMELEKATLEDLGQAKRVVINKDTTTIIDGVGDEAAIQGRVGQIRKQIEEATSDYDREKLQERVAKLAGGVAVIKVGAATEVEMKEKKARVDDALHATRAAVEEGVVAGGGVALVRVAAKLSGLTAQNEDQNVGIKVALRAMEAPLRQIVSNAGEEPSVVANNVKAGEGNYGYNAATEEYGNMIDFGILDPTKVTRSALQYAASVAGLMITTECMVTDLPKGDAPDLGAAGMGGMGGMGGMM, encoded by the coding sequence ATGGCAGCTAAAGACGTAAAATTCGGTAACGACGCTCGTGTGAAAATGCTGCGCGGCGTAAACGTACTGGCAGATGCAGTTAAAGTAACCCTGGGCCCGAAAGGCCGTAACGTAGTGCTGGACAAATCCTTCGGCGCACCAACCATCACCAAAGATGGTGTTTCCGTTGCACGTGAAATCGAACTGGAAGACAAGTTCGAAAACATGGGCGCTCAGATGGTGAAAGAAGTTGCCTCTAAAGCGAACGACGCAGCTGGCGACGGTACTACCACCGCGACCGTACTGGCGCAGGCAATCATCGCTGAAGGCCTGAAAGCGGTTGCTGCGGGCATGAACCCGATGGATCTGAAACGTGGTATCGACAAAGCTGTCGTTGCGGCTGTTGAAGAACTGAAAGCGCTGTCTGTACCGTGCTCTGACTCTAAAGCGATTGCCCAGGTGGGTACTATCTCCGCTAACTCCGACGAAACCGTAGGTAAACTGATCGCGGAAGCGATGGATAAAGTCGGTAAAGAAGGTGTTATCACCGTTGAAGATGGTACAGGTCTGGAAGACGAACTGGACGTGGTTGAAGGTATGCAGTTCGACCGTGGCTACCTGTCCCCATACTTCATCAACAAGCCGGAAACGGGTGCTGTAGAACTGGAAAGCCCGTTCATCCTGCTGGCTGATAAGAAAATCTCCAACATCCGCGAAATGCTGCCAGTACTGGAAGCCGTTGCGAAAGCCGGTAAACCACTGGTTATCATCGCTGAAGATGTTGAAGGCGAAGCACTGGCTACGCTGGTGGTTAACACCATGCGCGGTATCGTGAAAGTGGCTGCGGTTAAAGCTCCTGGTTTCGGCGACCGTCGTAAAGCAATGCTGCAAGATATCGCTACGCTGACCGGTGGTACTGTGATTTCTGAAGAAATCGGTATGGAACTGGAAAAAGCGACCCTGGAAGATTTGGGCCAGGCGAAACGCGTTGTGATCAACAAAGACACCACCACCATCATTGATGGCGTGGGTGACGAAGCCGCGATTCAGGGCCGCGTTGGTCAGATCCGTAAGCAGATTGAAGAAGCCACTTCTGATTACGACCGTGAAAAACTGCAGGAGCGCGTAGCGAAACTGGCAGGCGGTGTTGCGGTAATCAAAGTCGGTGCTGCGACCGAAGTTGAAATGAAAGAGAAAAAAGCACGCGTTGACGATGCCCTGCACGCGACCCGTGCTGCGGTAGAAGAAGGTGTCGTTGCAGGCGGTGGTGTTGCGCTGGTTCGCGTTGCTGCAAAACTGTCTGGCCTGACTGCTCAGAACGAAGATCAGAACGTGGGTATCAAAGTTGCGCTGCGCGCAATGGAAGCACCACTGCGTCAGATCGTATCCAACGCAGGTGAAGAGCCATCTGTTGTTGCGAACAACGTGAAAGCGGGTGAAGGTAACTACGGTTACAACGCTGCAACTGAAGAATACGGCAACATGATCGACTTCGGTATCCTGGACCCAACTAAAGTAACCCGTTCTGCTCTGCAGTACGCGGCATCTGTAGCGGGCCTGATGATCACCACCGAGTGTATGGTCACCGACCTGCCAAAAGGTGATGCTCCTGACTTAGGCGCAGCCGGTATGGGCGGTATGGGTGGAATGGGCGGCATGATGTAA
- the efp gene encoding elongation factor P produces MATYYSNDFRAGLKIMMDGEPYAVEASEFVKPGKGQAFARVKLRRLLTGTRVEKTFKSTDSAEGADVVDMNLTYLYNDGEFYHFMNNSTFEQLSADEKAVGENAKWLLDQAECIVTLWNGQPISVTPPNFVELEIVETDPGLKGDTAGTGGKPAKLSTGAVVKVPLFVQTGEVIKVDTRSGEYVSRVK; encoded by the coding sequence ATGGCGACTTACTATAGCAACGATTTTCGTGCTGGTCTTAAAATCATGATGGACGGCGAACCGTATGCGGTTGAAGCCAGCGAATTCGTTAAACCAGGTAAAGGCCAGGCGTTTGCACGCGTTAAGCTGCGCCGCCTGCTGACCGGTACTCGTGTAGAGAAAACCTTCAAGTCCACCGACTCCGCTGAAGGCGCAGACGTTGTCGATATGAACCTGACTTACCTCTACAACGACGGTGAGTTCTATCACTTCATGAACAACTCTACTTTCGAACAGCTGTCTGCTGACGAGAAAGCCGTTGGCGAAAACGCGAAATGGCTGCTGGATCAGGCCGAGTGCATCGTGACCCTGTGGAATGGCCAGCCTATCTCTGTGACCCCACCTAACTTCGTCGAGCTGGAAATCGTTGAAACCGATCCAGGCCTGAAAGGTGACACCGCAGGTACTGGCGGTAAGCCAGCTAAACTGTCTACCGGTGCAGTGGTTAAAGTTCCACTGTTCGTACAGACGGGCGAAGTGATCAAAGTGGATACTCGCTCTGGCGAATATGTATCCCGCGTGAAGTAA
- a CDS encoding FxsA family protein, translated as MRWIPFIAVFLYVYIEISIFIQVAHVLGVLLTLILVIFTSVIGMSLVRNQGFKNFLLMQQKMAAGESPAAEMIKSVSLIIAGLLLILPGFFTDFLGLLLLLPPVQKHLTMKLMPHLSFSRMSGGGFSSGPENGDTFEGEYQRKDEQHDRLDHKDDR; from the coding sequence GTGCGCTGGATACCGTTTATTGCTGTTTTTCTCTATGTCTACATTGAGATATCGATTTTTATTCAGGTCGCTCATGTGCTTGGCGTCCTGCTGACGCTGATCCTGGTGATCTTCACATCGGTGATTGGGATGTCGCTGGTGCGTAATCAGGGTTTCAAAAATTTCCTGTTAATGCAGCAGAAGATGGCGGCAGGTGAAAGCCCGGCGGCTGAAATGATTAAAAGCGTGTCACTGATTATTGCTGGGTTATTGCTGATTCTGCCTGGGTTCTTCACCGACTTCCTTGGCCTGTTACTGTTGCTGCCACCGGTACAAAAACACCTGACCATGAAACTGATGCCGCACCTGAGCTTCAGCCGTATGTCTGGCGGCGGGTTTAGCTCTGGTCCTGAAAATGGGGACACCTTCGAAGGGGAATACCAGCGTAAGGACGAACAGCACGACCGTTTAGACCATAAAGACGATCGTTAA
- the cutA gene encoding divalent cation tolerance protein CutA: MNTPDAVVVLCTAPDEASAQDLAAKVLAEKLAACVTLLPGATSLYYWEGKLEQEYEVQMLLKTNLANQQALLDCLKSHHPYQTPELLVLPVIHGDNDYLSWLNASLR, encoded by the coding sequence GTGAACACGCCTGACGCTGTTGTTGTGCTTTGTACCGCTCCCGATGAAGCTTCCGCCCAGGATTTGGCCGCCAAAGTGCTGGCAGAAAAACTGGCGGCCTGCGTGACCCTGCTCCCCGGTGCAACCTCCCTGTATTACTGGGAAGGCAAGCTGGAGCAAGAGTACGAGGTTCAGATGCTGCTCAAAACCAACCTTGCTAACCAGCAAGCACTTCTCGATTGTCTTAAATCTCATCACCCTTACCAAACCCCGGAACTGCTGGTACTGCCAGTCATCCACGGCGATAACGATTATCTCTCATGGCTCAACGCTTCCTTACGCTGA